One region of Pseudomonas alvandae genomic DNA includes:
- a CDS encoding KpsF/GutQ family sugar-phosphate isomerase: MNQSSDLIQSAQRTVRLELEAVQGLLPRIDADFVRACEMILASKGRVVVVGMGKSGHIGNKIAATLASTGTTAFFVHPAEASHGDMGMITRDDVILALSNSGSTNEILTLLPLIKRLGIQMISVTGNPDSPLAKAAEVNLNVHVEHEACPLNLAPTSSTTAALVMGDALAVALLEARGFTAEDFAFSHPGGALGRRLLLKVENVMHSANELPQVQRGTLLKDALMEMTRKGLGMTVILEADGKLAGIFTDGDLRRTLDRAIDIRNATIDEVMTLHGKTARPDMLAAEALKIMEDHRINALVVVDEEDRAIGAFNLSDLLRAGVM; the protein is encoded by the coding sequence ATGAACCAATCCAGCGACCTGATTCAATCGGCACAACGTACTGTCCGCCTCGAACTTGAAGCCGTACAAGGCTTGTTGCCCCGTATCGACGCTGATTTCGTACGCGCCTGCGAGATGATTCTGGCCAGCAAGGGCCGTGTGGTCGTGGTCGGCATGGGCAAGTCCGGCCACATTGGCAACAAGATTGCCGCCACGCTGGCCAGCACCGGCACCACGGCTTTTTTTGTTCACCCCGCCGAGGCCAGCCACGGCGACATGGGCATGATCACCCGGGACGATGTCATCCTGGCACTGTCCAACTCGGGCTCGACCAATGAAATCCTCACATTGCTGCCATTGATCAAGCGACTGGGCATCCAGATGATCAGCGTCACCGGCAATCCAGATTCACCACTGGCCAAGGCAGCCGAGGTGAACCTCAATGTTCATGTCGAGCACGAAGCCTGCCCCTTGAACCTGGCGCCGACCTCGTCCACCACTGCAGCCCTGGTCATGGGCGACGCCCTGGCCGTGGCCCTGCTGGAGGCCCGCGGGTTCACCGCCGAGGATTTCGCCTTCTCCCATCCTGGTGGCGCCCTGGGCCGTCGCCTGTTGCTCAAAGTCGAGAACGTGATGCACAGCGCAAACGAGCTGCCGCAGGTTCAACGCGGCACGCTGCTCAAGGATGCGCTCATGGAAATGACCCGCAAGGGCCTGGGCATGACCGTTATCCTCGAAGCCGACGGCAAGCTCGCCGGGATCTTTACCGACGGTGACCTGCGCCGTACGCTCGACCGCGCTATTGATATACGTAACGCAACCATCGATGAAGTCATGACCCTTCACGGCAAGACTGCGCGCCCCGACATGCTGGCCGCAGAAGCCCTGAAAATCATGGAAGACCATAGGATCAATGCACTGGTGGTAGTGGATGAAGAGGATCGCGCGATCGGCGCTTTCAACTTGTCCGACCTCCTTCGCGCTGGAGTAATGTGA
- a CDS encoding ATP-binding cassette domain-containing protein: MSADNAYAVELKGLSFKRGTRSIFNDIDIRIPRGKVTGIMGPSGCGKTTLLRLMGAQLRPSAGEVWVNGQNLPKLSRSDLFDARKDMGVLFQSGALFTDLDVFENVAFPLRVHTELPEEMIRDIVLLKLQAVGLRGALELMPDELSGGMKRRVALARAIALDPKILMYDEPFVGQDPIAMGVLVRLIRLLNDALGITSIVVSHDLAETASIADYIYVVGDGQVLGQGTPQELKDSDNPRIRQFMKGDPDGPVAFHFPATDYRTDLLGKR; the protein is encoded by the coding sequence ATGAGTGCCGACAACGCTTACGCGGTCGAGCTGAAGGGACTGTCCTTCAAGCGAGGGACGCGCAGCATTTTCAATGACATCGATATTCGCATCCCGCGCGGTAAGGTGACCGGCATCATGGGACCTTCCGGGTGCGGAAAGACAACGCTGCTGCGACTGATGGGCGCGCAACTGCGTCCCAGTGCCGGCGAAGTCTGGGTCAATGGCCAGAACCTTCCGAAATTGTCGCGCAGCGATCTGTTCGATGCGCGCAAGGACATGGGGGTGCTGTTCCAGAGCGGTGCCCTGTTTACCGACCTCGATGTGTTCGAGAACGTGGCGTTTCCCCTGCGTGTCCATACCGAGCTGCCGGAGGAAATGATCCGCGACATCGTTCTGCTCAAATTGCAGGCAGTCGGGCTGCGCGGCGCCCTGGAACTGATGCCGGACGAGCTGTCGGGCGGCATGAAGCGTCGGGTGGCCTTGGCGCGGGCGATTGCCCTCGACCCGAAAATCCTCATGTATGACGAGCCCTTCGTTGGGCAGGACCCCATTGCCATGGGCGTGCTCGTACGCCTGATTCGCTTGCTGAACGATGCGCTGGGCATCACCAGCATTGTGGTTTCCCATGATTTGGCCGAAACCGCCAGTATCGCCGACTACATCTATGTCGTCGGTGATGGCCAGGTGCTGGGACAGGGCACACCGCAGGAATTGAAGGATTCGGACAACCCGCGCATTCGCCAATTCATGAAGGGGGACCCGGACGGTCCGGTGGCGTTCCATTTTCCGGCCACGGATTACCGTACCGACTTGCTGGGGAAGCGCTGA
- the mlaE gene encoding lipid asymmetry maintenance ABC transporter permease subunit MlaE: MRKKSLIERIRLFGRSGIDVVAVLGRSSLFLMHALLGRNSTGGGFGLLVKQLHSVGVMSLVIIVVSGIFIGMVLALQGFSILSSYGSEQAVGQMVALTLLRELGPVVTALLFAGRAGSALTAEIGNMKSTEQLSSLEMIGVDPLKYIIAPRLWAGFISLPVLAMIFSVVGIWGGSWVAVDWLGVYEGSYWSNMQNSVDFLDDVLNGVIKSAVFAFVVTWIAVFQGYDCEPTSEGISRATTKTVVYASLAVLGLDFILTALMFGDF; this comes from the coding sequence ATGCGCAAGAAATCGTTAATCGAAAGAATTCGCCTGTTCGGTCGCTCCGGCATCGACGTGGTGGCGGTGCTTGGGCGTTCCTCGCTGTTCCTGATGCACGCCTTGCTCGGCCGCAATTCGACCGGCGGAGGTTTCGGCCTGCTGGTCAAGCAACTGCATTCGGTCGGGGTGATGTCCCTCGTCATCATTGTCGTCTCGGGGATTTTCATCGGCATGGTATTGGCGCTCCAGGGCTTCAGTATCCTGTCCAGCTATGGATCGGAGCAGGCGGTCGGGCAGATGGTTGCGCTGACACTGTTGCGCGAGCTTGGCCCGGTGGTGACCGCACTGCTGTTCGCCGGGCGTGCCGGATCGGCGCTGACCGCCGAAATCGGCAACATGAAATCCACCGAGCAGTTGTCCAGCCTGGAAATGATCGGTGTCGATCCACTCAAGTACATCATCGCCCCGCGCCTGTGGGCCGGCTTCATTTCCCTGCCGGTGCTGGCGATGATCTTCAGCGTCGTGGGGATCTGGGGAGGCTCGTGGGTCGCCGTCGATTGGCTGGGGGTCTATGAAGGCTCCTACTGGTCCAACATGCAGAACAGCGTCGACTTCCTCGACGATGTGCTCAACGGTGTGATCAAGAGTGCCGTATTCGCTTTCGTGGTCACCTGGATCGCCGTGTTTCAAGGTTATGACTGTGAGCCCACGTCAGAGGGGATCAGCCGTGCCACAACCAAGACCGTGGTCTACGCCTCGTTGGCCGTACTGGGCCTTGACTTTATTCTGACCGCCTTGATGTTTGGAGATTTCTGA
- the mlaD gene encoding outer membrane lipid asymmetry maintenance protein MlaD — protein sequence MQNRTLEIGVGLFLLAGILALLLLALRVSGLAPTASTDTYKLYAYFDNIAGLTVRAKVTMAGVTIGKVTAIDLDRDSFTGRVTLQLEKRVDNLPTDSTASILTAGLLGEKYIGISVGGEDTLLKDGGTIHDTQSSLVLEDLIGKFLLNTVSKDAK from the coding sequence ATGCAAAACCGCACCCTGGAAATCGGTGTCGGCCTTTTCTTGCTGGCTGGCATCCTGGCTTTGCTGCTGCTGGCCTTGCGGGTCAGTGGACTGGCGCCAACCGCGAGCACCGATACTTATAAACTTTATGCTTATTTTGACAATATCGCCGGTTTGACGGTCAGAGCCAAGGTGACCATGGCCGGTGTGACGATCGGCAAGGTCACGGCAATCGATCTGGACCGTGACAGTTTTACTGGGCGGGTGACGCTGCAGTTGGAAAAGCGCGTGGATAACCTGCCGACTGACTCCACTGCATCTATCCTCACCGCTGGGCTGTTGGGTGAGAAATACATCGGGATCAGCGTGGGCGGGGAAGACACCCTGCTCAAGGACGGCGGGACCATCCACGATACGCAGTCGTCGCTGGTGCTCGAGGACCTGATCGGTAAATTCCTGCTCAATACCGTTAGCAAAGACGCCA